The Romeriopsis navalis LEGE 11480 genome contains a region encoding:
- a CDS encoding nucleotidyltransferase domain-containing protein: MTLNKAMQQRLQQIANDQPYPLIFATVSGAHLYGFPSPDSDYDLRGVHLLPLSEIVGLKTGPETLDISKQLPDLELDLVTHELKKFMGLLLKPNGYVLEQLLSPLVIQTSETHQALKAIAPQCITRHHSHHYLGFVKTQWRLFTKETPPRVKPLLYVYRVLLTGIHLMQTGELEANLVTLNEKFQLAYLPDLIAQKVSVQEKGTLNEADISFHEQEYQRLVSELEQARDRSHLPSKHNAADAMNELLLQVRLG; this comes from the coding sequence ATGACTTTAAATAAAGCAATGCAACAACGATTGCAACAAATCGCGAATGACCAACCCTACCCACTGATCTTTGCAACAGTCAGCGGCGCTCACCTCTACGGCTTTCCATCACCGGACTCGGACTACGACTTGCGCGGCGTCCATCTACTCCCCTTGAGCGAAATCGTCGGACTCAAAACTGGGCCAGAAACCTTGGATATTTCCAAACAATTACCTGACCTAGAACTCGATCTCGTCACCCACGAACTCAAGAAGTTTATGGGCCTTTTGCTCAAGCCAAATGGTTATGTCCTAGAGCAGCTTTTATCGCCCTTGGTAATCCAAACATCGGAAACCCACCAAGCCTTAAAAGCGATCGCCCCTCAATGCATCACACGGCATCACAGTCATCACTATCTGGGCTTTGTCAAAACCCAGTGGCGACTCTTCACCAAAGAGACTCCGCCCCGCGTTAAACCCTTGCTCTACGTCTATCGCGTTCTCCTCACCGGCATTCACCTAATGCAAACCGGCGAACTCGAAGCCAACCTCGTGACGCTCAACGAAAAATTCCAACTGGCCTATCTCCCAGACTTGATTGCTCAAAAGGTATCGGTTCAGGAAAAAGGCACACTCAATGAAGCTGACATCAGTTTCCACGAGCAGGAATACCAGCGTTTAGTCAGCGAGCTAGAACAAGCCCGCGATCGGAGCCATTTACCCAGTAAACATAATGCCGCCGATGCCATGAATGAGCTGCTGTTGCAAGTACGGTTGGGTTAA
- a CDS encoding ThiF family adenylyltransferase encodes MSYLLHEQLYRSNAIMEKLKTYSITICGSGALGANITENLARAGYGNLKVIDFDRIEEHNLSTQPYYKSDIGGFKAKVLANSLYRAIGAKIRTETKELTADNVGTLLQGADLVVDAFDNSRSRQIITDYCTTQNQACLHSGLAADYAEVIWNQDYRVPSDVNDDICDYPLARNLVILTVATTCEIITQFIVTNQQENRTITLKDLSIQSF; translated from the coding sequence ATGTCCTACTTACTCCACGAGCAGCTCTATCGATCGAACGCGATCATGGAAAAGCTCAAAACCTACTCAATCACCATTTGTGGTAGCGGTGCCCTCGGAGCCAACATCACGGAAAATCTCGCCCGCGCTGGTTACGGAAATCTCAAGGTGATCGACTTCGATCGCATCGAAGAGCACAACCTTTCCACCCAGCCCTACTACAAAAGCGACATCGGTGGCTTCAAAGCTAAAGTCTTGGCCAACAGCCTCTACCGGGCGATCGGAGCCAAAATCCGCACCGAGACAAAAGAACTTACCGCCGACAACGTGGGTACATTATTACAGGGTGCCGACTTGGTCGTTGATGCTTTTGACAACAGTCGATCGCGTCAAATAATCACGGATTACTGCACGACCCAAAATCAAGCCTGTCTCCATTCCGGACTTGCCGCTGATTATGCGGAAGTAATTTGGAACCAGGACTATCGCGTTCCATCCGATGTGAATGACGATATTTGCGACTATCCCCTCGCTCGAAATCTTGTCATACTAACCGTCGCAACAACGTGCGAGATCATCACGCAATTCATTGTAACCAACCAGCAAGAAAATCGCACCATCACCCTAAAAGATCTCAGCATCCAAAGCTTCTAA